The Streptomyces achromogenes DNA segment CCGCAGCCCGCCCCGCCGGAGCCCCGCCCGATCCTGGAACTGGAGGGCGAGGAGTACGAAGACGAACTCGACGCGCTGTCCGACTGGGTTGATGACTTCCTCGTCCGGGTCTACGGGGCGGAGGTCACCACCGCCGCCCCGTGGTGCGAGCAATGGCAGGAACACGCCGACGTCGTCGCCTGGCTCCACGCCCTATGGCTGGCCTACCAGCAGCACAAGGACCCCGAGGCCGGCCTGTCCGGCCTATTCGTCTGGCACCGGGACTTCCTCACCCACGCCATGGCCACCGTCAGGGCTGCCGGCGGGCCCCTGTCCGCGTGCATGACCGATCCGGACCGACCCGCCCACCGCCTGCTGCCCGGCCCGCCGCCCTCAAGCCGGACCACCGCCGAAACCGCAGAGTCCGAGGAGAACGGCGAACCCGGCCAGGCCGCCGGATGAACGGCCACGACCGGCCCGCCTTCGGTCTCTCCTTCGACCCGCGCGCCCTGAACGACCTTCTCCAGGCCCCCAGCGACATCCGCGACCTCGCGCTCGCCCAGCTCCAGGACATCGTCAACGCCCGCCTGTTCGGCGCCAAACTCACCCGCGATCTCGCCGGATGCCGCAAGGTCTACGTCGATCACCGCAACGCGTGGCGCATCGTCTACGCCCAGCGGCAAGCGCCTGCCACCTCCACGCACACCACCGAGATCCACGTCGTGGCCGTCCGCCCGCGGGAGGCGCACGACGTGTACGACACCGCCCGCGCCCGCCTCGGCATCACCCGACGGCCCATGGGCGAGCGCACCCACGCCGCCCGCACCCGCTCGCCACAGCTGAGCGCGCGCCAGCCCATCCCCAAGCCCGGACCACCGCCCTACGCGATGCCCGGCCTTCCCAGCCCCGCACTGCCCCCGACCCTGAAGGGCCCCGTTCGTTGACGCAGTTCCCCACCCTGATCGACCAGGTCGCCGCCGCCGTACTGGCGCCGGCCGAGGTCAACGAGAACCCGCACCACCGCGCCATCCTCGACGTGTTCGTCGAGATCCAGGACCTCGACCGGCAGCTCGCCGCCCTGGCCGGCGCCGAACGTCCCGCCGGCGTCACCGCCACTGAGCAGCTCGACACGCTCACCGACCTGCTGATCGAACGCATGGCGGCCGGAGCCGGGCTGAGCGCACTGCTGTCCACCTCCTGCTGCTGCGCGGCGGCGTACGAGCCCGCACCGCCCAGCGAGTACGAGCCGGTGGAGGACGAAGAGCCCGACTTCGAACCGGACCTCGATCCCGACTTCGATCCGGACGTCGAGGATTTCGACGACTTCGAGGACCTGGAGGGTCTCGACGACTTCGACGACCTCCACGAGGCCACGTGCGAGGAGTTCCTGACCTGTCCGAGCCGGCCGAGGACGATCGTCCACGCCTGCCTCGACGTCTTCGACGTCCTGGGCGCAGACGAGTACGTCAGCACCGCGGAGCTGGTCGCGCGCCTGCGCGAGCTGCCGGGCGAGGCCGATGGACGCTGGCGCTACGCCGACCTCACCCCGGTCCGGCTTGCCCTTCTCCTGCGCCCCTACGGAGTCCAGTCCCGCAAGCCGCGCGCCGCCGGCGGCAGCCGATACCGGGCCTACCAGCGCGGCGACCTACTGGCCGCCCGCCCGGACTGCTCCTGCTGACCCACCCCGCCCTCGCGCGTACGCACCCGGTCACAGCGGCG contains these protein-coding regions:
- a CDS encoding DUF4913 domain-containing protein, with the protein product MDQSAEQARQLDSLASAPPPTDSPFGAFGFPGFAGVAPQPAPPEPRPILELEGEEYEDELDALSDWVDDFLVRVYGAEVTTAAPWCEQWQEHADVVAWLHALWLAYQQHKDPEAGLSGLFVWHRDFLTHAMATVRAAGGPLSACMTDPDRPAHRLLPGPPPSSRTTAETAESEENGEPGQAAG
- a CDS encoding DUF3631 domain-containing protein, coding for MTQFPTLIDQVAAAVLAPAEVNENPHHRAILDVFVEIQDLDRQLAALAGAERPAGVTATEQLDTLTDLLIERMAAGAGLSALLSTSCCCAAAYEPAPPSEYEPVEDEEPDFEPDLDPDFDPDVEDFDDFEDLEGLDDFDDLHEATCEEFLTCPSRPRTIVHACLDVFDVLGADEYVSTAELVARLRELPGEADGRWRYADLTPVRLALLLRPYGVQSRKPRAAGGSRYRAYQRGDLLAARPDCSC